TCGGCTCTATCGATCAGGGGACGACCAGTACACGGTTCATCCTCTTCGACCGTTCGGGGCAGCCCGCCGCGTCGCACCAGATCGAGCACCGCCAGATATTCCCCAAACCCGGCTGGGTCGAGCACGACCCGGTGGAGGTGTGGGAGAATACCCAGCGCGTGATAGCCGAGACCCTGATTCGCTCCGGCATCCCCCGAGTGAAAATCGACGCGATAGGGGTGACGAACCAGCGCGAGACCGTGGTCGTATGGGACAGGCGCACCGGTAAGCCCTACTATAACGCGGTGGTCTGGCAGGACACCCGCACCGATACGCTTATACGGGAGCTTTCCCGCGAGGGCGGAGTCGACCGTTTTCGGGACAAAACGGGGCTGCCGCTCGCGACCTACTTCTCCGGCCCGAAAATTCGATGGATACTCGATAATGTCCCCGAGGCGCGGAAAGCCGCTGTCGAGGGAAACGCGCTCTGCGGTACGATGGACTGCTGGATTATTTGGAATCTCACCGGCGGAATAAACGGCGGCGCGCATGTCACCGATGTGACCAACGCGAGCCGCACGATGCTGATGAATCTCGCGGCGCTGGATTGGGACGACGAGCTTCTCGCCGCGATGCGGGTGCCCCGTTCGATGCTTCCCGCGGTCAGGCCGTCGATCGACAGCGCGTTCTACGGCAAGACGTCCGGGGATTGTCCCGCCGGCGGGGGAATCCCGGTGTCCGGCGCGCTCGGCGACCAGCAGGCCGCCTTGGTCGGGCAGGGTTGTTTCGATCCGGGCGACGCGAAAAATACCTACGGTACGGGATGTTTCCTGCTGATGAATACCGGGAGCGCCCCGGTGCGTTCATCGTGCGGCCTGATTACCACCGCGGCGTACCGTTGGGACGACCGCCCGGCGGTTTACGCGCTCGAGGGCTCTATCGCGATTACCGGCGCGCTCGTGCAATGGATTCGCGATAATATCGGCCTCATCAGGACTTCCCCGGAAATCGAGGAACTCGCGGCGACTGTGGAGGATAACGGCGGGGTATATTTCGTGCCCGCGTTCTCCGGGCTGTACGCGCCGTATTGGCGGAGTGATGCGCGGGGGATTATCGCCGGGCTGACGCGGTTTGTCAATAAGGGGCATATCGCGCGCGCCGTCCTTGAAGCCACCGCGTTCCAGACGCGGGATATTTTCGACGCGATGCGGAAGGATTGCGGGCGGGATATCGGCGCGTTGAAGGTCGACGGCGGTATGGTGAAGAACGAACCCCTGATGCAGTTTCAGTCGGACATTTTGGGCGTCCCGATTATCCGCGCGAAAGTCACCGAAACCACCGCGCTCGGCGCGGCGTATGCGGCGGGTATCGCGGTCGGCTTCTGGAAGGATTTTTCCGATGTGCGCGCGAACTGGATGAAGGATAAGGAGTGGATTCCCTCGATGGATTCCTCCAAACGGGAAGAGTACTATAAATATTGGAATAAAGCTGTAAATAGAACGATGGAATGGCTGGAGTAGCAAATGGTGACAATATCTGAAATTATTCAAAAGGAATGCGTATTATTTATAGACGGCGGAAACCGCGAGGAAGTAATAAAGACGCTGGTGCAAAGTGCTTATAAATGCGGGAAGATTCCCTCGGAGGAGGCGTTCGAGAAGGCCGTGCTCGAAAGAGAGCGCGTCCTGGGTACGGGTATCGGGGTGGGCGTGGCTGTTCCGCACGCCAAGCTGGAAGGGGTGAAGGATTTCTTCATCATGGTTGGAATATTAAGGAAGGATACCGATTGGGACTCGATCGACCGGGTTCCTGTGCGGATCGTATTCCTGATCGGATGCCCGTTGGAACGCCAGCGCGAGTATCTCGAGATTCTGGCGACTGTCACCCTCCTGGTGAAGAGCAAGAGCCGCAGGGTACGCCTGCTGGAGTCGTCCGCCGGGGAATCGGTGATAGAATGCTTTAAAGGTTTATAGGCGGGCATACCGTGATAGAATATTTCTTCTTAATCTCCGGCGCGGTTCTGTTATGCGCCTTTTTGGTTAAACTGATTTTTAACCGCTTGCGGATTCCCGAGGTGACGGGATATGTCATAATCGGTATCCTCCTCGGCATATCGATGGTCCGGCTTCTTGACGAACGAGTGCTGGATTCGATGGAGTGGATATCGTCTATCGGGCTATGCCTGATCGCGTTCCTGATCGGTATCGAACTGAAGTGGGATAATCTGAAGAAGCTGGGAAAGTCGATTGTGTTTATCGTGCTGTTCGAGACGATGGGCGCGTTTATCGTCGTGTTCTTCGGGATGCTCCTGTTATCGGGCGGCGACGTCGCGTTTTCGCTCCTGCTGGGCGCGGTAGCGTCGGCGACAGCTCCCGCGGCGACCGTAGCGGTTATCCGGCAGTTTCAGGCGAAGGGCTTCCTCACATCGACAATCCTCGCGGTCGTCGGCCTCGACGATGCCGCCGCGCTCATTGTCTATGTGTTCGCCGCCAGTTTCGCGAAGGGGATTATCAGCGGGGCGGGTTTGAACTGGGGGACGATCATCCTCTCGTCGTTCCTGTCGGTGGGGCTATCCATCGTGATCGGCGGGGGTTTCGGCGCGCTGTACGCGTTCATTATGAAGCATGTGCGGAATAACGAGGCGATTGTAATCGCGGTGTCGGCGTTCCTGCTGATACAGCTCGGCGTCTGCAAGGTGCTGGGGATTTCCGAGCTCCTGACCGTCATGGTGTTCGGCGCGGTCACGGTGAACCTTTCGCCCGCGCTCGTACTTCGTACCGACGAGATGGTGCGGAACTATACGCCGATATTCCTGTCGTCGTTTTTCATCATCGGCGGCGCGCACCTCGATTTGAGCCTGATTACGAAGGTGGGGCTTGCCGGTATCGGGTACTTTTTATTCCGTACCGCCGGTAAGATCGGCGGGGGCACTCTCGGCGCGGTGGTCGGAAGGGCTCCCGCGAACGTCAAACGCTATGTCGGGTTTGCGCTGATTCCGCAGGTCGGGGTGGCTCTCGCTCTCGCCCTCGCTATCCGTTCGGACTTCGGCGCGCCGGGTATGGGCGAGGCCGGAAAAATCCTCGCGGTATCGGTTATCAATATACTTCTTCTGACGACCATTATCACGGAAATCGTCGGACCGCTGATGACACGGGCTGTTTTGAAAAAAGCCGGTGAAATTCAGACGAATATTTAGGAGGAGCCGCCCATGTATTTTTTATTTATAAAGCTCGTGAATACAGACTATAAAGAAGACGTCATCCTCGCGATGCAGAGTGTGGGTATTTCCAAAGCTACCGCTATCGACGCGCACGATCTGGACACCCCGCTCGCGGACGAGTTCAGCTTCTTCTCGGGATTTTTCAAGTCCGAGGAGGAACGGATGCGCGAGCAGATCGTGATTACCGCGCTCTGCGAGGGAAAGACCCAGGTGCGGCGTATGCTCGACATGCTCCGCGAGGCGGATATCGAGATCGATAAAGAGGCTATATTACGGGTAATACTGATGCCGGTGGTCAGCGTGTTCGAGAAGGACGAGGGGTGGCAGAATTTCGATGAAGCATGATGTGGTAATAATCGGCGCGGGTATTGTCGGATGCATGACCGCCCGGTTCCTTTCCCGTTACGATCTGGATATACTCCTGATCGACCGCGCCGACGACGTCGGTTCCGGCGCGAGCGCCGCGAACAGCGCGATCCTCCATTCCGGGCACGACCCCGAACCGGGGACCCTCAAGGCGCGGATGAACGCCGGGGGCAGCCGCATGTGGAGCAGCCTCGCGGATGAGCTCGGTATCCCGGTCAAGCATACCGGGAGCTATGTGGTCGCGGTCGATAACGATGGGCTTCCGGCGCTCGATACTCTCCTGCGCCGCGCGGAAGCGAACGGTATCCCCGGGGCGCGGATTGTCTCCGGCGCCGAACTGCGCGAAAAGGAACCGCTGGTGAACCCCGATGTGACAGGGGCATTGTGGACTCCGACCGCGGCAGTGGTTGATCCGTTCGCCGCCGTACTTGCCGCCGCCGAGAACGCTGTCGCAAACGGGGTAGTATTCCAATCCGAAACAACCTTTCTCGACTTCATTATAGACAACGGCGCGATCAAGGGTATCCGTACCGATCGGGGCGATATCGAATGCGGGTGGGTGATCAACGCGGCGGGAGCGTATTCCGCCGAGGTGATGCACCGCGCGGGCGTCCGCCCCGATTATCATATCGTTCCACGGCGCGGCGAATATCTCATCTTCGACCGCCAGAAGGTCAGGCTGGAAAACGTGCTTTTCCCGGTGCCGACCGATAAAGGCAAGGGCACTATTGTCTCGACTACGGTGCACGGGAATATTATGATCGGGCCGAACGCGATGGAAATTGACGACAGCGGCGACGTATCGACGACTACCGCCGGGATGGACGAGGTGATCGCGAGCGCGAAGAGTCTCGTACC
This genomic interval from Brevinematales bacterium contains the following:
- a CDS encoding sodium:proton exchanger; the encoded protein is MIEYFFLISGAVLLCAFLVKLIFNRLRIPEVTGYVIIGILLGISMVRLLDERVLDSMEWISSIGLCLIAFLIGIELKWDNLKKLGKSIVFIVLFETMGAFIVVFFGMLLLSGGDVAFSLLLGAVASATAPAATVAVIRQFQAKGFLTSTILAVVGLDDAAALIVYVFAASFAKGIISGAGLNWGTIILSSFLSVGLSIVIGGGFGALYAFIMKHVRNNEAIVIAVSAFLLIQLGVCKVLGISELLTVMVFGAVTVNLSPALVLRTDEMVRNYTPIFLSSFFIIGGAHLDLSLITKVGLAGIGYFLFRTAGKIGGGTLGAVVGRAPANVKRYVGFALIPQVGVALALALAIRSDFGAPGMGEAGKILAVSVINILLLTTIITEIVGPLMTRAVLKKAGEIQTNI
- the glpK gene encoding glycerol kinase GlpK, whose protein sequence is MSGYIGSIDQGTTSTRFILFDRSGQPAASHQIEHRQIFPKPGWVEHDPVEVWENTQRVIAETLIRSGIPRVKIDAIGVTNQRETVVVWDRRTGKPYYNAVVWQDTRTDTLIRELSREGGVDRFRDKTGLPLATYFSGPKIRWILDNVPEARKAAVEGNALCGTMDCWIIWNLTGGINGGAHVTDVTNASRTMLMNLAALDWDDELLAAMRVPRSMLPAVRPSIDSAFYGKTSGDCPAGGGIPVSGALGDQQAALVGQGCFDPGDAKNTYGTGCFLLMNTGSAPVRSSCGLITTAAYRWDDRPAVYALEGSIAITGALVQWIRDNIGLIRTSPEIEELAATVEDNGGVYFVPAFSGLYAPYWRSDARGIIAGLTRFVNKGHIARAVLEATAFQTRDIFDAMRKDCGRDIGALKVDGGMVKNEPLMQFQSDILGVPIIRAKVTETTALGAAYAAGIAVGFWKDFSDVRANWMKDKEWIPSMDSSKREEYYKYWNKAVNRTMEWLE
- a CDS encoding NAD(P)/FAD-dependent oxidoreductase → MKHDVVIIGAGIVGCMTARFLSRYDLDILLIDRADDVGSGASAANSAILHSGHDPEPGTLKARMNAGGSRMWSSLADELGIPVKHTGSYVVAVDNDGLPALDTLLRRAEANGIPGARIVSGAELREKEPLVNPDVTGALWTPTAAVVDPFAAVLAAAENAVANGVVFQSETTFLDFIIDNGAIKGIRTDRGDIECGWVINAAGAYSAEVMHRAGVRPDYHIVPRRGEYLIFDRQKVRLENVLFPVPTDKGKGTIVSTTVHGNIMIGPNAMEIDDSGDVSTTTAGMDEVIASAKSLVPSLDIRYVIAEFAGIRASGYPDRDFIIEASVKPRGLLNIAGIESPGFVSAPAIAAHAVELLRGNGFALRERGGWNPIREPRPVFREMSHAERAEITKADPAYGRIICRCEDVTEAEVLSAIRSIVPARSYDAIKRRTWLGTGRCQGGFDYPRVIELLAEELGIPVTEVTKSGGKSRFIYRATKDINNA
- a CDS encoding PTS sugar transporter subunit IIA produces the protein MVTISEIIQKECVLFIDGGNREEVIKTLVQSAYKCGKIPSEEAFEKAVLERERVLGTGIGVGVAVPHAKLEGVKDFFIMVGILRKDTDWDSIDRVPVRIVFLIGCPLERQREYLEILATVTLLVKSKSRRVRLLESSAGESVIECFKGL